A part of Propioniciclava coleopterorum genomic DNA contains:
- the rpsF gene encoding 30S ribosomal protein S6 — MRKYEIMVIVSPDVDDRQVAGIVEKPLEGLKAAGGTVDNVDLWGRRRLAYDIQKQSEGIYAVLEVTAEPDVVKELDRQYTLNEQIMRTKVIRPDLHK; from the coding sequence ATGCGCAAGTACGAGATCATGGTGATCGTCTCCCCCGACGTCGATGACCGTCAGGTCGCCGGCATCGTGGAGAAGCCGCTCGAAGGCCTCAAGGCCGCCGGTGGCACCGTCGACAACGTCGACCTGTGGGGCCGTCGTCGCCTCGCTTACGACATCCAGAAGCAGTCCGAGGGCATCTACGCGGTGCTCGAGGTGACTGCCGAGCCGGACGTCGTCAAGGAGCTCGACCGCCAGTACACGCTCAACGAGCAGATCATGCGGACGAAGGTCATCCGCCCCGACCTGCACAAGTGA
- a CDS encoding VOC family protein: MTIPTNLDHIVVATPDLAGTVAAIAAATGVTPEAGGVHPRFGTRNHLMTFGEGAYLEIIGLDPAVGTAEQVVFGLDRVTAPVARTFAVHPADPDAALAAAAAAGADLGPLGDGSRRAPDGTLLTWRLTRPLAADDSGVIPFVIDWGATPSPAGTIGARVDLVVFELTHPDPGALRPRLAALGTDVRVVRDDVPGLTLAIAGPGGTWTPAPL, translated from the coding sequence ATGACCATCCCCACCAACCTCGATCACATCGTCGTGGCCACTCCCGACCTGGCCGGAACGGTCGCCGCCATCGCGGCCGCCACGGGGGTCACGCCCGAGGCCGGCGGCGTCCACCCCCGGTTCGGCACCCGCAACCACCTGATGACGTTCGGCGAGGGCGCCTACCTGGAGATCATCGGGCTCGACCCGGCGGTCGGGACGGCCGAGCAGGTGGTGTTCGGCCTCGACCGGGTCACCGCGCCGGTGGCGCGCACGTTCGCCGTCCACCCGGCCGACCCGGACGCCGCCCTGGCCGCCGCAGCCGCCGCCGGCGCCGACCTCGGCCCGCTGGGCGACGGGTCGCGGCGGGCGCCCGATGGCACGCTGCTCACCTGGCGGCTGACCCGGCCGCTGGCGGCCGACGACTCGGGCGTCATCCCGTTCGTCATCGACTGGGGCGCCACGCCGTCGCCGGCCGGCACGATCGGGGCACGGGTTGATCTGGTGGTCTTCGAGCTCACCCATCCCGATCCGGGGGCGCTGCGTCCGCGGTTGGCCGCGCTGGGCACCGACGTCCGCGTGGTGCGCGACGACGTGCCCGGACTCACGCTGGCGATCGCGGGCCCGGGCGGCACCTGGACGCCGGCGCCGCTATGA
- a CDS encoding ABC transporter ATP-binding protein, with the protein MTNTTLTEPAIRLAGLTKRYGALTAVDALDLTVPAGQILALLGPNGAGKSTTTEMILGLARPDAGSAAVFGRTPTAAVRTGAVGAMLQNGALLADVNVSTLLKLMHGLHAHPLPLDEVIERAELAPLLRANVGKLSGGQAQRVRFGLAIMGDPRLLLLDEPTVGMDVDTRRRFWATMADLAHGGRTIVFATHYLDEADAFAQRIVVMNAGRVVADGTGSQIKAVVGGRHVTFAGPHADWADLPGVVSASETAGRWTLNCSDSDAALRALLPHPGVRDVEVTSPSLEDAFLELVA; encoded by the coding sequence ATGACGAACACCACCCTCACCGAACCCGCGATCCGGCTCGCCGGGCTCACCAAGCGCTACGGCGCGCTCACCGCCGTCGACGCCCTCGACCTGACCGTCCCGGCCGGGCAGATCCTGGCGCTGCTGGGCCCCAACGGTGCCGGCAAGTCGACCACGACCGAGATGATCCTCGGCCTGGCCAGGCCCGACGCGGGCAGCGCCGCCGTCTTCGGCCGGACGCCCACGGCGGCGGTCCGCACCGGCGCGGTCGGGGCGATGCTGCAGAACGGCGCCCTGCTCGCCGACGTCAACGTCTCGACGCTGCTCAAGCTGATGCACGGTCTGCACGCGCACCCGCTTCCGCTGGACGAGGTGATCGAGCGCGCCGAGCTCGCCCCGCTGCTGCGCGCGAACGTCGGGAAGCTGTCCGGCGGCCAGGCGCAGCGCGTCCGGTTCGGGCTGGCGATCATGGGCGATCCCCGGTTGCTGCTGCTGGACGAGCCGACCGTGGGCATGGACGTCGACACCCGGCGCCGGTTCTGGGCGACCATGGCCGACCTCGCACACGGCGGCCGCACCATCGTGTTCGCCACCCACTACCTCGACGAGGCGGACGCCTTCGCGCAGCGCATCGTCGTGATGAACGCCGGCCGCGTCGTCGCCGACGGGACCGGCAGCCAGATCAAGGCGGTCGTCGGCGGCCGCCACGTGACCTTCGCCGGCCCGCACGCCGACTGGGCGGACCTGCCCGGCGTCGTGTCGGCGTCCGAGACCGCCGGCCGCTGGACGCTGAACTGCTCCGACTCCGACGCCGCGCTGCGCGCCCTGCTCCCCCACCCCGGCGTCCGGGACGTCGAGGTCACCTCGCCCAGCCTCGAGGACGCCTTCCTCGAGCTCGTCGCCTGA
- a CDS encoding response regulator transcription factor: protein MIRVAIADDQTLIRATLATTLGLEDDLEVVAQAGTVAAAVAVTGEHAPNVLLLDVQMPAGGLDVEDGLDALPLIAAASPGTRVIVLTTFGRPGYLRRAMEAGAVGFLVKDTPVDRLIEGIRRAASGLRVVDPDLAAASLSIGASPLSEREALVLAASAGGASTGEIAGAVHLSEGTVRNYLSAAIGKLGARNRAEALRSATDNGWI, encoded by the coding sequence ATGATCAGGGTGGCGATCGCCGACGACCAGACGCTGATCCGCGCCACCCTGGCCACCACGCTCGGGTTGGAGGACGATCTCGAGGTCGTGGCGCAGGCCGGCACCGTGGCCGCCGCGGTGGCCGTGACCGGCGAGCACGCCCCCAACGTGCTGCTGCTGGATGTTCAGATGCCCGCCGGCGGCCTCGATGTCGAGGACGGCCTGGACGCGCTGCCGCTGATCGCGGCCGCCTCACCGGGCACGCGCGTCATCGTGCTGACCACCTTCGGCCGGCCGGGCTACCTGCGCCGCGCGATGGAGGCGGGCGCCGTCGGGTTCCTGGTGAAGGACACCCCCGTCGACCGGCTCATCGAGGGTATCCGCCGCGCCGCCAGCGGGTTGCGCGTGGTCGACCCCGACCTCGCGGCGGCGTCCCTGTCGATCGGGGCGTCCCCGCTGTCGGAACGCGAGGCGCTGGTGCTGGCCGCCTCGGCCGGCGGGGCGTCCACCGGCGAGATCGCCGGCGCGGTGCACCTGTCGGAGGGCACGGTCCGCAACTACCTCAGCGCTGCGATCGGCAAGCTGGGCGCCCGCAACCGCGCCGAGGCGCTGCGATCCGCGACCGACAACGGCTGGATCTGA
- a CDS encoding sensor histidine kinase — translation MTEPLASTAPGYDPAATDLHWWRRSLAQGAGYMLPSTAFLAIPIVLTATGAPARLPSVIAGSLAVLVLFLGSSLVMHWRPGARWTWLAGLIAAIGALAVAADTPTLVSYFAPYMTMVATMLLPWREARPMVIVVALAAVGVALTQADTFAIIMSVMAFALAWSIGIAMEQAGMRERLLRAEQRTAVLAVAAERERIGRDLHDILGHSLTTIAIKADLIERLIGRDDGAARAEVGTLGEVARQALADVRATASGMREVRLAAEVASARSVLQAAGVECRTPSALPVLDDARAELFGYVVREAVTNVVRHAGATTCTITADEASVTITDDGRGIPADTRHTGLRGLAERVEAAGGALTLESSPAGTTVRATVLTPTAHTGADAATPATRRNS, via the coding sequence ATGACCGAGCCGCTCGCGTCCACCGCACCGGGCTACGACCCGGCGGCCACCGACCTGCACTGGTGGCGGCGCTCGCTGGCCCAGGGCGCGGGCTACATGCTGCCGAGCACGGCGTTCCTGGCGATCCCGATCGTCTTGACCGCGACCGGCGCCCCCGCCCGGCTGCCGTCCGTGATCGCGGGGTCCTTGGCGGTGCTGGTGCTGTTCCTGGGATCCAGCCTGGTGATGCACTGGCGGCCGGGTGCCCGTTGGACGTGGCTCGCCGGCCTGATCGCCGCGATCGGCGCGCTCGCCGTCGCGGCGGACACCCCGACGCTGGTGTCGTACTTCGCGCCCTACATGACCATGGTGGCGACGATGCTGCTTCCGTGGCGGGAGGCGCGTCCGATGGTCATCGTCGTCGCGCTGGCCGCGGTCGGCGTCGCCCTCACGCAGGCCGACACCTTCGCGATCATCATGTCGGTGATGGCGTTCGCGCTGGCCTGGTCGATCGGCATCGCCATGGAGCAGGCGGGCATGCGGGAGCGGCTGCTGCGCGCCGAGCAGCGCACCGCCGTGCTCGCCGTCGCCGCCGAGCGGGAACGGATCGGCCGCGACCTGCACGACATCCTGGGCCACTCGCTGACCACCATCGCGATCAAGGCCGACCTGATCGAGCGGCTGATCGGCCGCGACGACGGCGCCGCCAGAGCCGAGGTCGGCACGCTGGGCGAGGTCGCCCGGCAGGCGCTGGCCGACGTGCGCGCCACCGCCTCCGGGATGCGCGAGGTGCGGCTGGCGGCCGAGGTCGCCTCGGCGCGGTCGGTGCTGCAGGCCGCCGGGGTCGAGTGCCGGACGCCCTCGGCGCTGCCCGTCCTGGACGACGCCCGCGCCGAACTGTTCGGCTACGTCGTGCGCGAGGCCGTCACCAACGTGGTGCGGCACGCCGGCGCGACCACCTGCACGATCACCGCCGACGAGGCGTCCGTGACCATCACCGACGACGGCCGCGGCATCCCCGCCGACACGCGCCACACCGGGCTGCGCGGCCTGGCCGAGCGGGTCGAGGCCGCCGGCGGCGCGCTGACGCTCGAGTCGTCGCCGGCGGGGACGACCGTGCGGGCCACCGTGCTCACGCCGACCGCCCACACCGGGGCGGACGCGGCCACGCCCGCGACGAGGAGGAACTCATGA
- a CDS encoding AbgT family transporter: MTNSTATAEPTRSDKLLSALERAGNKLPQPFNLFIWLFLIVGVVGTAAALAGVTVQVPGAKDATVVKGLFTGEGLAWFTSNIGQNYVGFPPLVTVLPILLAIGIAEKTGFLSAAIRAAIGSAPRWLLPYMVGFLGVVGSIMADSVFVILPPLAAMAFKAVGRSPVAGLLGGFAAAGAGYSTSIVPTSLDALFAGITNAVLPSVPTVAAAAAPVNPVSNYYFNVVSSIVLSIAAGFIIEKIIEPRLVRQGISDAEVESSGDSVLTIDDDGVEVTVDTNEAVGHELTDAERRGLKFGGWGVLITGLVILAAVLVPFSPWRNAEGEFLPRSPLLNSIVFIVFVLFAVGGFLYGKTSGSIKGFNAVPQLMGLALKDMIPFLVLAFVMGQFIALFNWSGIGSWIAVAGADGLKASGLTGFGVIILFVMLCSVLNLFIISGSSMWTIMAAVFVPMFGLVGLEPAFVQAAFRVGDSATQVITPMNPYMIVLLTYLRRYIPNAGFGNLMSGMLPFVVPFWLLWLGVLAIYYFAGLPLGPGNDIFIETLR; this comes from the coding sequence GTGACCAACTCAACCGCCACGGCCGAACCCACGCGGAGCGACAAACTGCTCTCGGCGCTCGAGCGGGCCGGCAACAAGCTGCCCCAGCCGTTCAACCTCTTCATCTGGCTGTTCCTCATCGTCGGCGTCGTCGGGACGGCGGCCGCGCTGGCCGGCGTCACCGTGCAGGTGCCGGGCGCGAAGGACGCCACCGTCGTCAAGGGCCTGTTCACCGGTGAGGGCCTGGCGTGGTTCACCTCGAACATCGGCCAGAACTACGTCGGCTTCCCGCCCCTGGTGACGGTGCTGCCGATCCTGCTCGCGATCGGCATCGCCGAGAAGACGGGCTTCCTGTCGGCCGCCATCCGCGCCGCGATCGGCTCCGCACCCCGCTGGCTGCTGCCCTACATGGTGGGCTTCCTCGGCGTCGTCGGCTCGATCATGGCCGACTCGGTGTTCGTCATCCTGCCGCCGCTGGCCGCGATGGCCTTCAAGGCGGTCGGACGCTCCCCCGTCGCCGGCCTGCTGGGCGGCTTCGCGGCCGCGGGCGCCGGCTACTCGACGTCGATCGTGCCCACCTCGCTGGACGCCCTGTTCGCGGGCATCACCAACGCCGTGCTGCCGTCGGTGCCGACGGTCGCGGCGGCCGCCGCCCCGGTGAACCCGGTGTCGAACTACTACTTCAACGTGGTCTCCTCGATCGTGCTGTCGATCGCTGCCGGCTTCATCATCGAAAAGATCATCGAGCCGCGTCTGGTCCGCCAGGGCATCTCCGACGCCGAAGTCGAGTCGAGCGGTGACAGCGTGCTGACCATCGACGACGACGGCGTCGAGGTCACCGTCGACACCAACGAGGCCGTGGGGCACGAGCTGACCGACGCCGAACGTCGGGGGCTCAAGTTCGGCGGCTGGGGCGTCCTGATCACCGGGCTGGTGATCCTGGCGGCCGTGCTGGTCCCGTTCTCGCCATGGCGCAACGCCGAGGGCGAGTTCCTGCCGCGCTCGCCGCTGCTGAACTCCATCGTCTTCATCGTGTTCGTGCTGTTCGCCGTCGGCGGCTTCCTCTACGGCAAGACGTCGGGCTCCATCAAGGGGTTCAACGCCGTCCCGCAGCTGATGGGGCTGGCGCTGAAGGACATGATCCCGTTCCTGGTGCTCGCGTTCGTGATGGGCCAGTTCATCGCGCTGTTCAACTGGTCGGGCATCGGCTCGTGGATCGCGGTCGCCGGCGCGGACGGCCTGAAGGCGTCCGGGTTGACCGGCTTCGGCGTCATCATCCTGTTCGTGATGCTGTGTTCGGTGCTGAACCTGTTCATCATCTCGGGCTCGTCGATGTGGACGATCATGGCGGCGGTGTTCGTCCCGATGTTCGGCTTGGTCGGGCTCGAGCCGGCCTTCGTGCAGGCGGCGTTCCGGGTGGGCGACTCCGCCACGCAGGTCATCACCCCGATGAACCCGTACATGATCGTGCTGCTCACGTACCTGCGGCGCTACATCCCCAACGCGGGCTTCGGCAACCTGATGTCGGGCATGCTCCCGTTCGTGGTGCCGTTCTGGCTGCTGTGGCTGGGCGTGCTGGCGATCTACTACTTCGCCGGCCTGCCGCTGGGTCCGGGCAACGACATCTTCATCGAGACGCTGCGCTGA
- a CDS encoding LLM class flavin-dependent oxidoreductase, producing the protein MKKIGFLSFGHWSDHPQSGTRSASDVLHQSIDLAVAAEEIGADGAYFRVHHFAHQLGSPFPLLAAIGARTSRIEIGTGVIDMRYENPMMFAENAAAADLIADGRLELGVSRGSPEQVIDGFSYFGYAAPEGETMADVARRNTEVMLQVIDGAVFAEPNPRPMFPNPHPGPLGIQPQSPGLRDRIWWGAGSNATAQWAAKLGMNLMSSTLKDHESDEPFHVQQRKQIDLFRQAWKDAGWQREPRVSVSRSIFALTTDEDRRYFGVNRDASDQVGFIDSGQAIFGRSYAAEPDVLIAELAQDEAIAAADTLLLTVPNQLGVAYNTHVIESILTEVAPALGWR; encoded by the coding sequence ATGAAGAAGATCGGCTTCCTGTCGTTCGGGCACTGGAGCGACCACCCGCAGTCGGGGACGCGGTCGGCGTCCGACGTGCTGCACCAGTCCATCGACCTGGCCGTCGCCGCCGAGGAGATCGGGGCCGACGGCGCCTACTTCCGCGTTCACCACTTCGCCCACCAGCTCGGGTCGCCGTTCCCGCTGCTGGCCGCCATCGGCGCGCGGACGTCCCGCATCGAGATCGGCACCGGCGTCATCGACATGCGCTACGAGAACCCGATGATGTTCGCCGAGAACGCCGCCGCGGCCGACCTGATCGCCGACGGACGCCTCGAGCTCGGCGTGAGCCGGGGCTCGCCCGAGCAGGTGATCGACGGCTTCTCCTACTTCGGCTACGCCGCCCCCGAGGGCGAGACCATGGCCGACGTCGCCCGGCGCAACACCGAGGTGATGCTCCAGGTGATCGACGGCGCCGTGTTCGCCGAGCCGAATCCGCGTCCGATGTTCCCCAACCCGCACCCCGGCCCGCTCGGCATCCAGCCGCAGTCCCCCGGGCTGCGCGACCGGATCTGGTGGGGCGCCGGCTCCAACGCGACCGCGCAGTGGGCCGCCAAGCTGGGCATGAACCTGATGAGCTCCACCCTGAAGGACCACGAGAGCGACGAGCCGTTCCACGTGCAGCAGCGCAAGCAGATCGACCTGTTCCGGCAGGCGTGGAAGGACGCCGGCTGGCAGCGCGAGCCGCGCGTGTCGGTGAGTCGGTCCATCTTCGCGCTCACCACCGACGAGGACCGCCGCTACTTCGGGGTCAACCGCGACGCGAGCGACCAGGTCGGCTTCATCGACTCCGGTCAGGCCATCTTCGGACGCTCGTACGCCGCCGAGCCGGACGTCCTGATCGCCGAACTCGCGCAGGACGAGGCGATCGCCGCCGCGGACACGCTCCTGCTCACCGTCCCCAACCAGTTGGGCGTGGCGTACAACACCCACGTGATCGAGTCGATCCTCACCGAGGTCGCGCCCGCGCTGGGCTGGCGCTGA
- the rpsR gene encoding 30S ribosomal protein S18: protein MAPQRKPVNKKKIAPVKSIKIGTIDYKDTATLRKFISERGKIRARRVTGLSVQEQRKVAIAIKNARELALLPYTSNAR from the coding sequence ATGGCCCCACAGCGTAAGCCTGTGAACAAGAAGAAGATCGCCCCGGTGAAGTCGATCAAGATCGGCACCATCGACTACAAGGACACCGCGACCCTGCGGAAGTTCATCTCCGAGCGCGGGAAGATCCGCGCCCGTCGGGTGACCGGCCTGTCCGTGCAGGAGCAGCGCAAGGTCGCGATCGCGATCAAGAACGCGCGTGAGCTCGCCCTGCTGCCGTACACGTCGAACGCGCGCTGA
- a CDS encoding ABC transporter permease gives MTTLTTAASTPDATRAARRRTNPFVHYLLGSLGIMLREWSFLAFVVAMPTTMYLFFSSMFGSYAADGGVSVAAAMMVMMATYGGLGAAMSAGNQIQNERSTGWFRQLMITGLTPAQFVAAKVLVAVGVVIPAIGIVFVAGALRGVRLDAAAWLGSFALLLLALLPMILLGLTLGLWFKPAAASAATTLVMLALSMLGGLWIPLEMMPAPMQALGLSLPSYWAAQIGAWPIMGGEFPWRGVAVIGAWSLVLVGLGALGYRRAVRTSRR, from the coding sequence ATGACCACGCTCACCACCGCCGCGTCCACCCCGGACGCCACCCGCGCCGCCCGACGCCGGACCAACCCGTTCGTGCACTACCTGCTCGGCAGCCTGGGGATCATGCTGCGCGAGTGGAGCTTCCTGGCCTTCGTCGTCGCGATGCCGACCACGATGTACCTGTTCTTCTCGTCGATGTTCGGCAGCTACGCCGCCGACGGCGGCGTCAGCGTCGCGGCGGCGATGATGGTCATGATGGCCACCTACGGCGGGCTGGGCGCGGCGATGTCGGCCGGCAACCAGATCCAGAACGAGCGCTCGACGGGCTGGTTCCGGCAGCTGATGATCACCGGCCTCACCCCGGCGCAGTTCGTCGCCGCGAAGGTGCTGGTGGCGGTCGGCGTGGTGATCCCGGCGATCGGGATCGTGTTCGTCGCCGGAGCGCTGCGCGGCGTCCGGCTGGACGCGGCCGCCTGGCTCGGCTCCTTCGCGCTGCTGCTGCTGGCGCTGCTGCCGATGATCCTGCTGGGCCTGACGCTGGGCCTGTGGTTCAAGCCGGCCGCGGCGTCCGCAGCGACGACGCTGGTGATGCTGGCGCTGTCGATGCTGGGCGGGTTGTGGATCCCGCTGGAGATGATGCCCGCCCCGATGCAGGCCCTCGGCCTGTCGCTGCCGTCGTACTGGGCCGCGCAGATCGGCGCCTGGCCGATCATGGGCGGGGAGTTCCCGTGGCGGGGCGTGGCCGTGATCGGAGCCTGGAGCCTCGTGCTGGTCGGGCTGGGCGCGCTGGGCTACCGGCGGGCCGTGCGGACGTCCAGGCGCTGA
- a CDS encoding globin, with amino-acid sequence MTTQDLPSFYERVGGAPTFKALVDRFYEGVAGDPTLRAMYPEEDLGPASDRLRLFLEQYWGGPKTYQETRGHPRLRMRHAPFAVTPDQRDRWVTHMLAAVDSLDLPEPEDAELREYLVRAAQFMINRFE; translated from the coding sequence GTGACCACCCAGGACCTCCCCAGTTTCTACGAGCGCGTCGGCGGCGCGCCGACGTTCAAGGCCCTCGTCGACCGGTTCTACGAGGGCGTTGCGGGCGACCCGACGCTGCGGGCGATGTACCCCGAGGAGGATCTCGGGCCGGCGTCCGACCGTCTGCGGCTGTTCCTGGAGCAGTACTGGGGCGGGCCGAAGACCTATCAGGAGACCCGCGGCCACCCGCGGCTGCGGATGCGGCACGCGCCCTTCGCCGTCACCCCCGACCAGCGGGACCGCTGGGTCACCCACATGCTCGCCGCCGTCGACTCCCTGGATCTGCCCGAACCCGAGGACGCCGAACTGCGCGAGTACCTGGTGCGGGCTGCCCAGTTCATGATCAACCGGTTCGAGTAG
- a CDS encoding M20 family metallopeptidase: protein MSHPSSPTVPSPFFSEELAADTAERTATAAPITSPHPGAPDDLREELAADVAALQEPLRALALALHGDPETAFEETRSAERVAALVRAEGLDAEVGAFGRDTAVHAEFTAGEGGRTIAVLAEYDALPDIGHACGHNIICATGVGAFLALHRLAGRRPDAFSGRVVLLGTPGEEGHTGKEYMAREGAFEGLDAAIMLHPYGYDVADQVWLGRRTLTITYTGRAAHASAEPFMGRNALDAATLFYTGIGLLRQQMIPVDRVHAVITQGGTRASIIPEKAVVDVYVRSKFAETLVDLSQRVHDLAVGAATMAGVGVEIAWDQHPPSLPVRSNGPLTERWALAQGERGRRSLPLGVVPETIAASTDFGNVSVRVPGIHPLLKIADENAALHTRDFAEAAASEFALTGIGDGAYGLAATALDFLVDDDLARAVAEDFAAAGGVMDVDHLFPEPQ from the coding sequence ATGTCCCACCCGAGTTCCCCCACCGTCCCCTCGCCGTTCTTCTCCGAGGAACTGGCCGCCGACACGGCCGAGCGCACGGCGACGGCGGCCCCCATCACCTCGCCGCACCCGGGCGCCCCCGACGACCTGCGGGAGGAGCTGGCCGCCGACGTCGCCGCCCTCCAGGAGCCCCTGCGCGCGCTCGCGCTCGCCCTGCACGGCGACCCCGAGACCGCCTTCGAGGAGACCCGGTCCGCGGAACGTGTCGCCGCCCTGGTGCGCGCGGAGGGCCTGGACGCCGAGGTCGGCGCGTTCGGGCGCGACACCGCCGTGCACGCGGAGTTCACCGCGGGCGAGGGCGGACGCACGATCGCGGTGCTGGCCGAGTACGACGCGCTGCCCGACATCGGGCACGCGTGCGGGCACAACATCATCTGCGCCACGGGGGTCGGCGCGTTCCTGGCGCTGCACCGGCTGGCCGGGCGGCGTCCCGACGCCTTCTCCGGACGCGTGGTGCTGCTGGGGACGCCCGGCGAGGAGGGCCACACCGGCAAGGAGTACATGGCGCGCGAGGGTGCCTTCGAGGGCCTGGACGCCGCGATCATGCTGCACCCGTACGGCTACGACGTCGCCGACCAGGTGTGGCTGGGACGCCGCACCCTGACGATCACCTACACGGGGCGGGCCGCCCACGCGTCCGCCGAACCCTTCATGGGCCGCAACGCCCTGGACGCCGCGACCCTGTTCTACACGGGGATCGGGCTGCTGCGGCAGCAGATGATCCCGGTGGATCGCGTCCACGCCGTCATCACCCAGGGCGGGACGCGGGCGTCGATCATCCCCGAGAAGGCCGTCGTCGACGTGTACGTCCGCTCGAAGTTCGCCGAGACGCTGGTCGACCTGTCCCAGCGCGTCCACGACCTGGCGGTCGGCGCGGCGACCATGGCCGGCGTCGGCGTCGAGATCGCGTGGGACCAGCACCCGCCGTCGCTGCCGGTGCGCAGCAACGGCCCCCTGACCGAGCGTTGGGCGCTGGCCCAGGGCGAGCGAGGACGCCGGTCCCTTCCTCTGGGCGTCGTCCCGGAGACGATCGCCGCGTCCACGGACTTCGGCAACGTCAGCGTCCGCGTCCCGGGCATCCACCCGCTGCTCAAGATCGCCGACGAGAACGCCGCGCTGCACACCCGTGACTTCGCCGAGGCCGCGGCGTCCGAGTTCGCCCTGACGGGCATCGGCGACGGGGCCTACGGCCTCGCGGCGACCGCGCTGGACTTCCTGGTCGACGACGACCTGGCCCGCGCCGTCGCCGAGGACTTCGCGGCCGCCGGCGGCGTCATGGATGTGGACCACCTGTTCCCCGAGCCGCAGTAG
- the rplI gene encoding 50S ribosomal protein L9 → MKLILTAAVDHLGIAGDIVEVKDGYGRNYLLPRGFAIRWTRGAEKQIEGINRAREARTVRDNEHASELRTQLEGLEVQVPARVSDEGKLFGAVTAADIASAIKKANGPAVDRRNVVISKPIKTVGEHKVGVKLTDAVTAHVPVKVVAA, encoded by the coding sequence ATGAAGCTCATCCTCACCGCCGCGGTCGACCACCTCGGCATCGCCGGCGACATCGTCGAGGTCAAGGACGGCTACGGCCGAAACTACCTCCTGCCCCGCGGCTTCGCGATCCGTTGGACGCGCGGCGCCGAGAAGCAGATCGAGGGCATCAACCGTGCCCGCGAGGCCCGCACGGTCCGCGACAACGAGCACGCCTCCGAACTGCGCACGCAGCTCGAGGGCCTCGAGGTCCAGGTCCCCGCCCGCGTCTCCGACGAGGGCAAGCTGTTCGGCGCCGTCACCGCCGCCGACATCGCCTCGGCGATCAAGAAGGCCAACGGTCCCGCCGTCGACAGGCGCAACGTCGTCATCAGCAAGCCGATCAAGACGGTCGGCGAGCACAAGGTCGGCGTGAAGCTGACCGACGCCGTCACCGCGCACGTCCCGGTCAAGGTCGTCGCTGCCTGA